One Thermofilum sp. genomic window carries:
- a CDS encoding ABC transporter permease subunit yields MKRRNIAVSLLLLVFAALASYVAVYPFFWIIGTSLREFGASLPTSLISLWEVLLPLPEKLPSSYQSTAYYTLIFNTKFLTFMRNSLLVGTLTTLLAVIVGTMSGYAFSRYNFPGRRKILWFLLVLNSIPGLVTFIPLYRLLVTYDQALRAVGLPKGLLLGPGGLVLVYLAGSIPYSTWFLKTFFDSIPREVEEQALVDGASPWEVYLKITLPLAAPGIAAIAILVFIGVWNEFMLATLLLGNEDYYTLPVFITQLRNQQYASSYGGIPAFAAASIMASIPVLILFVVSQRYLRAGLTMGAVKA; encoded by the coding sequence GTGAAGCGGAGAAACATCGCGGTATCGCTTCTGCTTCTAGTTTTCGCCGCTCTAGCGTCCTACGTAGCGGTCTACCCCTTCTTCTGGATCATCGGCACAAGCTTAAGGGAGTTTGGAGCCTCCCTGCCGACCAGCCTCATCAGCCTGTGGGAGGTGCTCCTGCCCCTTCCCGAGAAACTGCCGAGCAGCTACCAGAGCACCGCCTACTACACGCTGATCTTCAACACGAAGTTCCTCACGTTCATGAGGAACAGCTTACTCGTCGGCACGCTCACAACCCTTCTCGCGGTGATCGTGGGCACAATGTCCGGCTACGCCTTCAGCAGGTACAACTTCCCTGGGAGGAGGAAGATCCTCTGGTTCCTCCTGGTCCTCAACAGCATCCCGGGGCTCGTGACCTTCATCCCCCTCTACAGGCTCCTAGTCACCTACGATCAAGCCCTCCGCGCAGTCGGGCTCCCAAAGGGGCTCCTCTTAGGGCCCGGCGGCCTCGTGCTCGTGTACCTGGCGGGAAGCATCCCCTACTCTACATGGTTCCTCAAAACATTCTTCGACTCTATACCGCGGGAAGTCGAGGAGCAGGCGCTCGTGGACGGCGCCTCACCGTGGGAAGTCTACCTGAAGATCACCCTTCCTCTAGCAGCACCCGGGATAGCGGCGATCGCCATCCTCGTCTTCATCGGAGTCTGGAACGAGTTCATGCTGGCGACTCTCCTGTTGGGAAACGAAGACTACTACACGCTACCTGTCTTCATCACTCAGCTCCGGAACCAGCAGTACGCAAGCAGCTACGGCGGAATTCCGGCCTTTGCTGCAGCAAGCATCATGGCGTCCATCCCTGTCTTAATCCTCTTCGTGGTCAGCCAAAGGTACCTCCGAGCGGGCCTCACGATGGGAGCTGTTAAAGCCTAG
- a CDS encoding sugar ABC transporter permease, with translation MSIRKYRAPLLFLLPAFALLAVVSIYPLAFGVYMAFTNISTTKGKWLSWDFVGLENFARIARELASPDSNLFRALVNTVVFTVVNVTLQVVTGVAYAFMLNARSLPLKRLWRTLMIVPWAVPGYISIMAWLFLYQYSYGYVNQLLLNLGLPRVDWLGQTLDTFWPWVSINLTNTWLAYPFIMTVTLAALQSVPPELVDAAKVDGASTWGVFRAVVFPHILPPLTVATVLTTITTFQQFGVVWLLTGGGPAIVVPGIGTLYTTELLMTYGFRTIWQYGDYGYGAAYSLLIAALVVPASIYAMKKMRVVGE, from the coding sequence GTGAGTATACGGAAGTACCGGGCGCCGCTCCTCTTCCTGCTTCCAGCTTTCGCGCTCTTAGCAGTTGTGAGCATCTACCCGCTGGCATTCGGCGTCTACATGGCTTTCACCAACATCTCGACCACTAAGGGTAAGTGGCTCAGCTGGGACTTTGTCGGCTTGGAGAACTTCGCCCGTATCGCTAGAGAGCTTGCATCGCCGGATTCAAACCTTTTCAGAGCGCTTGTGAACACTGTCGTCTTCACGGTCGTCAACGTGACGCTCCAGGTTGTCACCGGCGTGGCGTATGCTTTCATGCTTAACGCGAGATCGCTCCCGCTCAAGAGACTTTGGAGAACGCTGATGATCGTTCCCTGGGCTGTTCCGGGCTACATCAGCATCATGGCCTGGCTCTTCCTGTACCAGTACTCGTACGGCTACGTGAACCAGCTCCTGCTGAACCTCGGCTTACCCCGCGTGGACTGGCTAGGGCAGACGCTGGATACTTTCTGGCCTTGGGTCTCGATAAACCTCACCAACACCTGGCTCGCTTACCCATTCATAATGACAGTCACGCTGGCAGCCCTCCAGAGCGTCCCTCCGGAGCTGGTCGACGCTGCGAAGGTGGATGGGGCCTCCACCTGGGGAGTCTTCAGGGCTGTCGTGTTCCCCCACATACTCCCACCGCTCACAGTAGCTACCGTGCTAACCACGATCACTACCTTCCAGCAGTTCGGCGTGGTCTGGCTCCTCACCGGGGGCGGCCCAGCGATCGTAGTCCCCGGCATAGGCACCCTCTACACGACCGAGCTGCTGATGACCTACGGCTTCAGGACGATATGGCAGTACGGCGACTACGGCTACGGAGCCGCCTACAGCCTTCTCATAGCTGCTTTAGTAGTGCCCGCGAGCATCTACGCGATGAAGAAGATGAGGGTTGTGGGTGAGTAG
- a CDS encoding extracellular solute-binding protein, with the protein MGEKAKPRKTFLYAGIAIIVIAVLALAALWPTLFPPAPPAPSAPKPVKVVIWTAWTGGEYDALKAVVEDFKAKNPNYEIDIVNVPFDQLKGKVIQAVPVGEGPDLFTGPHDWTGELAAAGVVVDISKEIAAFRGEYMESALAGVELKGKVYGLPESIKLPALIVNKKLLPTPPKTLSELWPLMDQFKARGMYALAYDVMNAYFSSCWFYGLGAYYLDPNTLETALDSPGAVQAFEIIKRFSEYLPPDIGYDMMVNLFMNEKAAMAINGPWWIGDLKKKFGENLEGIEITLIPAIDGKPARPFMTVEAVFVTKNAADKGILKEVVELARYITGEASVKLAKLAGHVPTWKKALDDPAIKGDKVLAGFMQQAQYGVPMPNVPEVAKMWEVTPAYITQVYQGKMSPSDAARAAAAELRAKLKG; encoded by the coding sequence ATGGGGGAGAAAGCTAAACCCAGGAAGACTTTCCTCTACGCTGGTATAGCTATCATCGTGATTGCTGTTCTCGCTTTAGCTGCTCTGTGGCCGACGCTATTCCCACCCGCTCCCCCAGCCCCCTCTGCCCCCAAGCCCGTGAAAGTGGTTATCTGGACCGCCTGGACTGGCGGCGAGTACGATGCCCTGAAAGCAGTAGTGGAAGACTTCAAGGCGAAGAACCCTAACTACGAGATAGATATCGTCAACGTGCCTTTCGACCAGCTGAAAGGTAAGGTGATTCAAGCCGTCCCCGTGGGGGAGGGCCCCGACCTCTTCACAGGGCCTCATGACTGGACTGGTGAGCTTGCTGCCGCAGGCGTTGTCGTCGATATTTCGAAGGAGATTGCCGCGTTTAGAGGAGAGTACATGGAGAGCGCGCTAGCCGGTGTGGAGCTCAAGGGGAAAGTCTACGGGCTCCCCGAGAGCATTAAGCTGCCCGCGCTGATCGTCAACAAAAAGCTCCTGCCCACCCCGCCTAAGACGCTGAGCGAGCTCTGGCCTCTCATGGACCAGTTCAAGGCTAGGGGCATGTACGCGCTCGCCTACGACGTGATGAACGCGTACTTCAGCAGCTGCTGGTTCTACGGTTTAGGCGCTTACTACCTGGATCCCAACACGCTGGAGACGGCGCTTGACAGCCCAGGCGCGGTGCAGGCTTTCGAGATCATCAAGAGGTTCAGCGAGTACCTGCCGCCGGACATCGGCTACGACATGATGGTTAACCTCTTCATGAACGAGAAGGCTGCGATGGCTATCAACGGGCCCTGGTGGATCGGCGACCTGAAGAAGAAGTTCGGCGAGAACCTTGAAGGGATAGAGATCACCCTTATCCCGGCGATCGACGGCAAGCCTGCGAGGCCTTTCATGACTGTCGAGGCTGTTTTCGTGACGAAGAACGCGGCCGACAAGGGTATCCTTAAAGAGGTCGTCGAGCTCGCGCGCTACATCACTGGAGAGGCTTCGGTGAAGCTGGCGAAGCTTGCGGGCCACGTGCCCACCTGGAAGAAAGCGCTCGACGACCCAGCGATCAAGGGAGACAAGGTCCTGGCTGGCTTCATGCAGCAAGCTCAGTACGGCGTCCCAATGCCCAACGTCCCTGAAGTTGCGAAAATGTGGGAGGTCACGCCGGCCTACATCACCCAGGTCTACCAGGGTAAGATGAGCCCTAGCGACGCCGCTAGGGCGGCGGCAGCTGAGCTGAGAGCAAAGCTGAAGGGTTGA
- a CDS encoding nucleotidyltransferase domain-containing protein, with protein sequence MRGEYELNSLIERIKEFPETLAIILFGSYVRGAVKGTSDIDNAVIVRKPDKQVEAEIGSMYSPYFDVVLFHRLPLHIQFEVLKHGRVVFCRDEEELLEVKRRVLREYLDTA encoded by the coding sequence GTGAGGGGTGAGTATGAGCTTAACTCTCTAATAGAAAGGATTAAAGAATTTCCAGAGACTCTAGCTATTATCCTCTTTGGCTCCTACGTTAGGGGTGCCGTAAAGGGTACCTCGGACATTGACAACGCGGTTATCGTTAGGAAGCCTGATAAGCAGGTGGAGGCTGAGATTGGCAGCATGTACTCGCCTTACTTTGACGTTGTGCTGTTCCACCGTTTACCGCTGCACATACAGTTCGAGGTTTTGAAGCACGGGAGGGTGGTCTTCTGCCGCGACGAAGAAGAGCTCCTCGAAGTAAAGCGCAGAGTGCTCAGAGAGTACTTAGATACCGCGTAG